A part of Actinoallomurus bryophytorum genomic DNA contains:
- a CDS encoding AfsR/SARP family transcriptional regulator — protein MTTTRQPGTFAVNVLGSFELRRENRTVTATPAAQRLLAYVATRTKTITRAAAARSLWPDHSDARAAANLRSTLWRLRHEHQGGPIRSTPQGLELDPRTTIDIHAIHARIAVLSSVPDSASDLDPAQLRHDVLPDWTDEWLLMTREWFRQLRLHALEALCVRHCRYGRYDAALEAGMAALDCEPLRESAHRAVVRVHLAEGNPAEALRQYDLYRRLLYGELGLRPSPQFRALVSHLLGRPLDGPPAVTPP, from the coding sequence ATGACCACGACGCGACAGCCCGGAACGTTCGCCGTGAACGTGCTCGGCTCCTTCGAACTCCGCCGGGAGAACCGGACGGTGACCGCCACGCCGGCGGCCCAGCGGCTCCTGGCGTACGTCGCCACCCGGACCAAAACGATCACACGGGCGGCCGCCGCACGCTCATTGTGGCCCGACCACTCCGACGCGCGCGCCGCCGCGAACCTGCGCTCGACGCTGTGGCGGCTCCGGCACGAGCATCAGGGCGGCCCGATCCGGTCGACCCCGCAAGGCCTCGAACTGGACCCGCGCACCACGATCGACATTCACGCGATCCACGCGAGGATCGCCGTTCTGTCCTCCGTACCGGACAGCGCGTCCGACCTGGATCCCGCCCAGCTCAGGCACGATGTCCTCCCGGACTGGACCGATGAGTGGCTGCTGATGACCCGCGAATGGTTCCGCCAGCTGCGGCTGCACGCCCTGGAGGCGCTGTGCGTCCGGCACTGCCGCTACGGCCGGTACGACGCCGCGCTGGAAGCCGGCATGGCCGCACTCGACTGCGAACCCCTGCGTGAGAGCGCCCACCGAGCGGTCGTCCGGGTGCACCTGGCCGAGGGCAACCCGGCCGAAGCGCTGCGCCAGTACGACCTGTACCGGCGGCTCCTGTACGGCGAACTGGGTCTCCGGCCCTCCCCGCAGTTCCGCGCCCTGGTCTCCCACCTGCTCGGCCGCCCTCTCGACGGGCCGCCTGCCGTGACGCCGCCGTGA
- a CDS encoding manganese catalase family protein codes for MFRHTDHLQFDAKPEKPDPVYAHKLQELIGGAYGEMTVTMQYLFQGWNCRMPGKYKDLIMDVATEEIGHVEMIAIMVARLLEGAPATATTKMAAADPVVGAVLGGMDPQQAIVAGGGALLADSNGYPWNGRFIIASGNLLADFRANAAAEAQGRVQTARLYNMTDDPGVRNMLKFNLARDTLHQNVWLKAIEELQADGLETTVAPNALFDEEYAEHATSVWHLSDGTAAQEGGWASGLQPDGQHEFGYLTDPEALGDDGAPPPPDPALYATYDGGMGKPSGPALGTETGIAGKIKDKFT; via the coding sequence ATGTTCCGGCATACCGACCATCTACAGTTCGACGCCAAACCCGAAAAGCCCGACCCGGTCTACGCGCACAAGCTCCAGGAACTGATCGGCGGCGCGTACGGCGAGATGACCGTCACCATGCAGTACCTGTTCCAAGGATGGAACTGCCGGATGCCCGGCAAGTACAAGGACCTGATCATGGACGTCGCGACCGAGGAGATCGGCCACGTCGAGATGATCGCCATCATGGTCGCCCGCCTGCTGGAGGGGGCTCCGGCCACCGCGACGACCAAGATGGCCGCGGCCGACCCGGTGGTGGGCGCCGTACTGGGCGGGATGGACCCCCAGCAGGCCATCGTCGCCGGAGGAGGCGCGCTGCTCGCCGACAGCAACGGCTACCCGTGGAACGGCCGCTTCATCATCGCCAGCGGCAACCTGCTCGCCGACTTCCGCGCGAACGCCGCCGCCGAGGCCCAGGGCCGGGTGCAGACCGCTCGGCTCTACAACATGACCGATGACCCCGGCGTACGGAACATGCTGAAGTTCAACCTCGCCCGGGACACGCTGCACCAGAACGTGTGGCTGAAGGCGATCGAGGAGCTCCAGGCCGACGGCCTGGAGACCACGGTGGCCCCGAACGCGCTCTTCGACGAGGAGTACGCCGAGCACGCGACCTCCGTCTGGCACCTGTCCGACGGGACCGCCGCCCAGGAGGGCGGATGGGCGTCCGGGTTGCAGCCGGACGGCCAGCACGAGTTCGGGTACCTCACCGACCCCGAGGCTCTCGGGGACGACGGGGCGCCGCCTCCCCCGGACCCGGCGCTGTACGCGACCTACGACGGCGGTATGGGCAAGCCCAGCGGGCCCGCGCTCGGCACCGAGACCGGCATCGCCGGCAAGATCAAGGACAAGTTCACCTGA
- a CDS encoding STAS domain-containing protein — MTVEIRQAGPQDVVAVMPAEVDYTNAAEVREVLLRTLNGTPRTLTIDMSATTFCDVAGVRAIERVYQRARACGTRLCLRAPMPGVLRILKLTGIHRIIPIAPRLADDGFPLTTR, encoded by the coding sequence ATGACCGTGGAGATCCGGCAGGCCGGTCCCCAGGACGTCGTCGCGGTGATGCCCGCCGAGGTCGACTACACCAACGCCGCCGAGGTGCGTGAAGTACTGCTACGGACGCTGAACGGCACCCCACGTACGCTGACCATCGACATGTCGGCCACGACCTTCTGCGACGTCGCCGGCGTACGAGCGATCGAGCGCGTCTACCAGCGCGCACGCGCCTGCGGCACCCGGCTGTGCCTAAGGGCCCCTATGCCGGGGGTGTTGCGGATCCTCAAGCTCACCGGCATCCACCGGATCATTCCGATCGCGCCGCGCCTCGCCGACGATGGTTTCCCGCTCACGACGCGTTGA
- a CDS encoding MerR family transcriptional regulator: protein MEPAEQSMADKFDDDDYPAYTMGRAAEMLGTTPGFLRSLDEAKLITPQRSPGGHRRYSRYQLRLAARARELLDDGTPLDAACRIIILEDQLAEAQRLNDAEAHQDR, encoded by the coding sequence ATGGAACCAGCCGAGCAGAGCATGGCCGACAAGTTCGACGATGACGACTACCCCGCCTACACCATGGGCCGCGCCGCGGAGATGCTCGGCACCACCCCGGGATTCCTGCGCAGCCTGGACGAGGCGAAGCTGATCACCCCGCAACGCTCGCCGGGCGGCCACCGGCGCTACTCCCGCTACCAGCTCCGCCTGGCCGCCCGCGCCCGCGAGCTCCTCGACGATGGCACCCCGCTGGACGCCGCCTGCCGCATCATCATCCTCGAAGACCAACTCGCCGAAGCCCAACGCCTCAACGACGCCGAGGCGCACCAGGACCGCTGA
- a CDS encoding putative quinol monooxygenase, with product MSTAPAGGREFMPRIGAGLPPGERPMIAAIRSIPGHEGRLAAAVATLTAAVRREPGCLEFRAFQDVADPGVLYLYEIYADTDAFRVHLTTDHVARFFTELARHSRTDAKALVQLVELDVP from the coding sequence ATGAGCACCGCGCCGGCCGGCGGCCGGGAGTTCATGCCACGGATCGGCGCCGGCCTACCGCCGGGGGAGCGGCCCATGATCGCCGCCATCCGGTCGATCCCCGGCCACGAAGGGCGGCTCGCCGCCGCCGTCGCGACGCTCACCGCCGCCGTACGACGGGAGCCGGGCTGCCTGGAGTTCCGGGCGTTCCAGGACGTCGCGGACCCCGGAGTCCTCTACCTCTATGAGATCTACGCCGACACTGACGCGTTCCGCGTCCACCTGACCACCGACCATGTGGCGCGTTTCTTCACCGAACTGGCCCGGCACAGCAGGACGGACGCCAAAGCACTGGTCCAGCTCGTCGAGCTGGACGTGCCCTGA
- a CDS encoding MBL fold metallo-hydrolase: MTTPLKATRIGHACQLIEIGGTRVLTDPWFTQTATYYQGEPVASTVEDLGRIDALIVSHEHYDHCDLDALVAAGFDLDVPLAGPGTVAAIARDRGFRDVRAIEAWEATTIGDLTVTATPGQHGVHEVTFVLQSGGRTVFFGGDSLRVPELDTIPDRFGHVDLAILPTNGLCIRPMNLRQVVMDAEEAAGLTAALNPTLAVPHHYAFHSGRLGDRIITKGDQDPRHYADAVARIAPEVDVRLVLPGTPVTVP; encoded by the coding sequence ATGACCACCCCACTGAAGGCGACCCGGATCGGTCACGCCTGCCAGCTCATCGAGATCGGCGGGACCCGTGTCCTCACCGACCCATGGTTCACCCAGACCGCGACCTACTACCAGGGCGAGCCGGTCGCCTCGACCGTCGAGGACCTGGGCCGCATCGACGCCCTCATCGTCAGTCACGAGCACTACGACCACTGCGACCTGGACGCGCTCGTCGCCGCGGGCTTCGACCTCGACGTGCCGCTGGCAGGGCCCGGCACCGTCGCGGCCATCGCGCGGGACAGGGGATTCCGCGACGTCCGCGCCATCGAGGCATGGGAGGCCACCACCATCGGCGACCTCACCGTGACCGCGACCCCCGGCCAGCACGGCGTCCACGAGGTCACCTTCGTGCTCCAGTCGGGCGGGCGCACCGTGTTCTTCGGCGGCGACTCGCTGCGCGTCCCCGAGCTGGACACCATCCCGGACAGATTCGGCCACGTCGACCTGGCCATCCTGCCGACCAACGGCCTGTGCATCCGGCCGATGAATCTGCGGCAGGTCGTCATGGACGCCGAGGAGGCGGCCGGGCTGACGGCCGCGCTCAACCCGACGCTGGCCGTGCCACACCACTACGCCTTCCACAGTGGCCGGCTGGGCGACCGGATCATCACCAAGGGCGACCAGGACCCGCGGCACTACGCCGACGCGGTCGCGAGAATCGCCCCGGAGGTCGACGTACGGCTGGTCCTGCCCGGCACCCCGGTGACGGTCCCATGA
- a CDS encoding alpha/beta fold hydrolase — MTTLTAAGTLRPTRTEIRTLQTDSVGPVEITVQDRDRTRPFLLLHGGGGVQTMAGFADLLAERTHSRVLLPTHPGFGGTRKAEGLTGVPELARAYVTMLEQLDLTDVTVIGNSFGGWLAAEIALQESPRVSGAVIIDGVGIQVEGHPMTDVRGMSPAELRSYSFHDPSKAPGPPSTGGTGPSPDVQALIGYAGPAMSDPALADRLGGLDLPVHVLWGQSDGIVDPDYGKAYAAAIPMSTFTLLPRTGHMPQVETPEELLGALLDLGDR, encoded by the coding sequence ATGACCACCCTGACCGCGGCCGGTACCCTCCGGCCCACCCGCACCGAGATCCGCACGCTCCAGACCGACTCCGTCGGCCCCGTCGAGATCACCGTCCAGGACCGCGACCGAACCCGGCCGTTCCTGCTCCTGCACGGAGGCGGCGGCGTGCAGACGATGGCCGGCTTCGCCGACCTGCTCGCCGAACGCACCCACTCCCGGGTGCTGCTGCCCACCCACCCCGGCTTCGGCGGCACGCGGAAGGCCGAGGGGCTGACCGGCGTCCCCGAGCTGGCCCGGGCCTACGTCACCATGCTCGAACAACTCGACCTCACCGATGTGACCGTGATCGGCAACTCCTTCGGGGGCTGGCTGGCCGCCGAGATCGCCCTGCAGGAGAGCCCGCGGGTCAGCGGCGCGGTCATCATCGACGGAGTCGGCATCCAGGTCGAAGGCCACCCGATGACCGACGTCCGCGGCATGTCGCCGGCCGAGCTCCGGTCCTACTCCTTCCACGACCCGAGCAAGGCGCCCGGCCCGCCGAGCACCGGAGGCACGGGGCCGAGCCCGGACGTGCAGGCGTTGATCGGCTACGCCGGCCCCGCCATGTCCGACCCGGCACTGGCCGATCGGCTCGGCGGCCTCGACCTCCCGGTCCACGTGCTGTGGGGCCAGAGCGACGGCATCGTCGACCCGGACTACGGCAAGGCCTACGCCGCCGCGATCCCGATGTCGACCTTCACCCTGCTGCCCCGTACCGGCCACATGCCCCAGGTCGAGACGCCCGAGGAACTGCTGGGCGCGCTCTTGGACCTCGGCGACCGGTGA
- a CDS encoding MarR family winged helix-turn-helix transcriptional regulator, with product MKYRPADVALAVKRLQYRHHRALSHALAPLGLSLVQWDTLRHLHRQPDASLHDLAVLTFQTDQSFGSLATRMADRGLIERVPGPGRAVKHRLTPEGARLRAAGQDAVDAVVTSSFRTLSTAQLDQLGELLDTALGPDPTA from the coding sequence GTGAAGTACCGACCGGCCGACGTCGCACTGGCCGTCAAACGCCTGCAGTACCGCCACCACCGCGCGCTGAGCCACGCCCTGGCGCCGCTGGGGCTCTCACTCGTGCAGTGGGACACCCTGCGTCATCTGCACCGGCAGCCGGACGCCTCGCTGCACGACCTCGCGGTGCTGACCTTCCAGACCGACCAGTCCTTCGGCTCGCTCGCCACCCGCATGGCCGACCGCGGGCTGATCGAACGCGTCCCGGGTCCGGGCCGGGCCGTCAAGCACCGGCTCACCCCGGAGGGCGCGCGGCTGCGCGCCGCCGGCCAGGACGCCGTGGACGCCGTCGTCACGTCCTCGTTCCGCACCCTGTCGACCGCCCAGCTCGACCAACTGGGCGAGCTGCTGGACACCGCCCTCGGCCCCGACCCGACGGCGTAG
- a CDS encoding FAD-binding protein produces the protein MTSRTPSGLAVPAAVPVSSVPSDAETYDAVVVGFGIAGGCAALEAARAGARVLLLEKAAVHGGTSSLSGGHFYLGGGTAVQRATGHEDSAEAMARYLTASTKAPDEEKIRAYCEDSVEHFDWLEALGFRFERSYFPGKAVIQPGTEGLMFTGNEKVHPYRDEVAPAPRGHKVPVPGDTEGTRIVMDLLRDRVEEIGVEVRYETGVTNLVVDGEGAGGRVAGVTWRCFEKTGVVRASSVLIAAGGFVMNPDMVARYTPALGAKLFTLGSTYDDGLGIRLGQSVGAALENMEEPFITAPFYPPSQLVKGLIVNKHGRRFVAEDGYHARTSYHVMRQPDATAYLIVDSAHYGEQRMPLVPLKDGYETVEEMAEGLAIPVEALRATLGRYNEHAAKGADPDFHKHPDWLAPQTEAPWAVLDLTLGVALYAGFTLGGMATTVDGEVKREDGSLIRGLYAAGACASNIAQDGAGYCSGTQLGEGSYFGRRAGRHAAAKSG, from the coding sequence ATGACATCGCGTACGCCATCCGGCCTCGCCGTACCCGCGGCGGTTCCCGTCTCGAGCGTGCCCTCCGACGCCGAGACCTACGACGCCGTCGTCGTGGGCTTCGGCATCGCCGGTGGCTGTGCGGCACTCGAGGCCGCTCGTGCCGGTGCGCGGGTGCTGCTCCTGGAGAAGGCGGCCGTCCACGGCGGCACGTCCTCGCTGTCCGGCGGGCACTTCTACCTCGGCGGCGGTACGGCGGTGCAGCGGGCCACCGGTCACGAGGACTCGGCCGAGGCGATGGCGCGATACCTGACGGCGAGCACGAAGGCCCCCGACGAGGAGAAGATCCGCGCCTACTGCGAGGACTCCGTCGAGCACTTCGACTGGCTCGAGGCGCTCGGCTTTCGGTTCGAGCGGTCCTACTTTCCCGGCAAGGCCGTGATCCAGCCGGGGACGGAGGGCCTGATGTTCACCGGCAACGAGAAGGTCCACCCCTACCGGGACGAGGTCGCCCCCGCGCCGCGCGGCCACAAGGTGCCCGTGCCCGGCGACACGGAGGGCACCAGGATCGTGATGGACCTGCTGCGCGACAGGGTCGAGGAGATCGGCGTCGAGGTCCGCTACGAGACCGGCGTGACCAACCTCGTGGTGGACGGCGAGGGCGCCGGCGGCCGTGTCGCCGGCGTGACCTGGAGATGCTTCGAGAAGACCGGCGTCGTCCGAGCCTCGTCGGTCCTCATCGCCGCCGGTGGTTTCGTCATGAACCCCGACATGGTCGCCCGGTACACCCCGGCGCTGGGCGCCAAGCTCTTCACCCTCGGCTCGACGTACGACGACGGGCTCGGCATCCGGCTCGGCCAGTCGGTCGGGGCGGCGCTGGAGAACATGGAGGAACCGTTCATCACCGCGCCGTTCTACCCGCCGTCCCAACTGGTCAAGGGGCTGATCGTCAACAAACACGGCCGCCGGTTCGTCGCGGAGGACGGCTATCACGCCCGGACGTCCTACCACGTGATGCGGCAGCCGGACGCGACGGCGTACCTCATCGTCGACTCCGCTCACTACGGCGAACAGCGCATGCCGCTCGTGCCGCTCAAGGACGGTTACGAGACGGTCGAGGAGATGGCAGAGGGCCTCGCCATCCCGGTCGAGGCCCTGCGTGCGACGCTCGGCCGCTACAACGAACACGCCGCGAAGGGTGCGGACCCCGACTTCCACAAGCACCCCGACTGGCTGGCGCCGCAGACCGAGGCGCCATGGGCCGTTCTCGACCTCACCCTGGGCGTCGCGCTCTACGCCGGCTTCACGCTCGGAGGGATGGCGACCACGGTCGACGGCGAGGTGAAGCGCGAGGACGGCTCCCTCATCCGCGGCCTCTACGCCGCGGGCGCCTGTGCGTCGAACATCGCACAGGACGGCGCGGGTTACTGTTCGGGAACGCAGCTCGGCGAGGGGTCCTACTTCGGCCGGCGAGCCGGCAGGCACGCCGCGGCGAAGTCCGGGTAG
- a CDS encoding carboxymuconolactone decarboxylase family protein has protein sequence MGKFDDLPEVRREGLEKMEQVYGFDMTDGTGDFFAYTADHLFADIWNRPGLSDRDRRLLLIGLLTGQGAADVLGIQIPAAHAAGELDDAALREIVVFLSHYAGWPNGARINSIVEQTIAKAARAAAKRQD, from the coding sequence ATGGGCAAGTTCGATGACCTTCCCGAGGTCCGCAGGGAGGGCCTGGAGAAGATGGAGCAAGTCTACGGCTTCGACATGACCGACGGCACGGGCGACTTCTTCGCCTACACCGCCGACCACCTCTTCGCCGACATCTGGAACCGGCCCGGCCTGTCCGACCGTGACCGGCGGCTGCTGCTCATCGGCCTGCTCACCGGGCAGGGCGCCGCCGACGTGCTGGGCATCCAGATCCCCGCCGCCCACGCGGCGGGCGAGCTCGACGACGCCGCCCTGCGCGAGATCGTGGTCTTCCTCAGCCACTACGCCGGCTGGCCCAACGGCGCCCGGATCAACTCCATAGTGGAGCAGACGATCGCCAAGGCGGCCCGTGCCGCGGCCAAGCGACAGGACTGA
- a CDS encoding NAD(P)-dependent oxidoreductase, giving the protein MNTLRAGFVGLGSIGKPMAKRLAAADAVDLRVYDVAPAPVAELTAAGARAAGSVGELAVAVDTLCVMVRDDDQVRDVLLQVLEVSDRRTPDRPLTVVVHSTIAPDTPAALAEAARTHGVRVLDAPVSGGPMGAAEGTLAIMVGGSQEEFASVRPILAPMGGKVVHAGPVGAGTKFKLARNLLHFVAFTAATEAQRLAEAAGLDLVALGDVVRHTDAITGGPGAIMHRATTAPIPEGDFWHRVLSHALALGEKDLAFAISLAEQLEVDVPLSRLALDRLGPGLGLPAGEGAR; this is encoded by the coding sequence ATGAACACCCTCCGCGCCGGATTCGTCGGACTGGGCAGCATCGGCAAGCCGATGGCCAAGCGGCTCGCGGCGGCCGATGCCGTCGACCTGCGGGTGTACGACGTGGCGCCGGCCCCGGTCGCCGAGCTGACCGCCGCCGGGGCCAGGGCCGCCGGGTCGGTCGGCGAGCTCGCCGTGGCGGTGGACACGCTCTGCGTGATGGTCCGCGACGACGACCAGGTCCGTGACGTGCTGCTGCAGGTGCTCGAGGTGAGCGACCGGCGCACCCCCGACCGGCCGCTCACGGTGGTGGTGCACTCGACGATCGCCCCCGACACGCCGGCCGCACTGGCGGAGGCCGCCCGTACGCACGGCGTGCGGGTCCTCGACGCGCCGGTCTCGGGCGGTCCGATGGGCGCGGCGGAGGGCACACTGGCGATCATGGTCGGCGGCTCACAGGAGGAGTTCGCGTCGGTGCGCCCGATCCTGGCGCCGATGGGCGGCAAGGTCGTCCACGCCGGTCCGGTCGGCGCCGGCACGAAGTTCAAGCTGGCGCGCAACCTGCTGCACTTCGTCGCCTTCACGGCGGCCACCGAGGCGCAGCGCCTCGCCGAGGCGGCGGGCCTGGACCTGGTCGCGCTCGGCGACGTCGTCCGCCACACCGACGCGATCACCGGCGGGCCGGGCGCGATCATGCACCGCGCCACCACGGCACCCATCCCGGAGGGCGACTTCTGGCACCGGGTCCTCTCCCACGCGCTCGCGCTGGGAGAGAAGGACCTGGCGTTCGCGATCTCCCTCGCCGAGCAGCTCGAGGTCGACGTACCCCTGTCCCGGCTGGCCCTGGACCGTCTCGGCCCGGGGCTCGGCCTCCCCGCCGGGGAAGGAGCACGATGA
- a CDS encoding SDR family oxidoreductase — MRLQDKVIVVTGAARGIGEAYAKGLATEGASVVVADLNAGAAEQVAKRIEAGGGTAMAVPCDVSSAESAAALVETVTAAYGGIDGLVNNAAIYGDMEFDLLITVDWDYYRKFMSVNMDGALVMTRAVYPAMQERGGGSIVNQSSTAAYVYSGFYGLAKVGVNGLTQQLAHELGGRNIRVNAIAPGPTDTQATRTQAGGAAKEMVKNFALKRMGQPEDMVGACLFLLSDESAWVTGQIIAVDGGQTFRA, encoded by the coding sequence ATGCGTCTTCAAGACAAGGTCATCGTCGTCACCGGGGCGGCGCGAGGCATCGGGGAGGCCTACGCCAAGGGACTCGCGACGGAGGGAGCCTCCGTCGTGGTGGCCGACCTGAACGCCGGCGCCGCCGAGCAGGTGGCCAAGCGGATCGAGGCCGGCGGCGGCACCGCGATGGCCGTCCCGTGCGACGTCTCCTCGGCCGAGTCCGCCGCCGCGCTGGTCGAGACCGTCACCGCGGCGTACGGGGGCATCGACGGCCTGGTGAACAACGCGGCGATCTACGGCGACATGGAGTTCGACCTGCTCATCACCGTCGACTGGGACTACTACCGCAAGTTCATGTCGGTGAACATGGACGGTGCCCTGGTGATGACCCGCGCGGTCTACCCGGCCATGCAAGAACGCGGCGGCGGCTCGATCGTCAACCAGTCCAGCACCGCCGCGTACGTCTACTCCGGCTTCTACGGGCTGGCCAAGGTCGGCGTCAACGGGCTCACCCAGCAGCTCGCGCACGAGCTCGGCGGCAGGAACATCCGGGTCAACGCGATCGCCCCCGGCCCCACCGACACCCAGGCCACCCGCACCCAGGCCGGCGGTGCGGCGAAGGAGATGGTGAAGAACTTCGCGCTCAAGCGCATGGGGCAGCCGGAAGACATGGTGGGCGCCTGCCTGTTCCTGCTCTCCGACGAGTCGGCGTGGGTGACCGGGCAGATCATCGCCGTCGACGGCGGCCAGACCTTCCGCGCATGA